Proteins from a single region of Sylvia atricapilla isolate bSylAtr1 chromosome 9, bSylAtr1.pri, whole genome shotgun sequence:
- the LOC136364764 gene encoding flavin-containing monooxygenase 1-like: protein MRVAVVGAGVSGLAATKCCLDEGLEPTCFEQSQDIGGLWRYTEHIEARRPSLYPSVISNTSKEMSAFSDFPFPEHFPVFLPNALLLDYLRRYAERFSLREHIRFGSTVVSIREHPDFATTGQWSVVTEAGGKQTSHVFDAVMVCSGNFSEPFLPLQSFPGIERFRGQYFHSRQYKHPDVFQGKRVLVVGMGNSGVDIAVEASRVAAKVTISTTRGAWLLSRVFEHGYPWDMILNTRLMSLIKTNLPAPLSWWLMNYKANQWFNHENYGLQPEKSWLVREPLLNDDLPSYILTGRITIKPGVKEFKDNSVLFHNCPEEEPIDIVVFCTGYIVSFPFLEESVVRVENKHASLYKYVFPTHLQKPTLAVLGLIRPFGAIMPVAEMQARWVSRVFKGLCQLPPQSVMEKEVNEKKKNQVKWFGLTFDEVLKTEWLVYLDTLASFIGAKPSVLGLLCTDPWLALTIFFGPCSPYQFRLGGPGRWEGARQAILTQWDRVLKPTRTRVPAGCSSSFPSLLIVVGFLLLLAAVIFSSL from the exons atgagAGTGGCCGTGGTGGGCGCGGGTGTCAGTGGCCTGGCAGCCACCAAGTGCTGCCTGGACGAGGGGCTGGAGCCCACCTGCTTCGAGCAGAGCCAGGACATCGGGGGGCTCTGGCGCTACACG GAGCACATCGAGGCCAGGCGGCCAAGCCTTTACCCGTCGGTCATCAGCAACACCTCCAAGGAGATGTCTGCCTTCTCCGACTTCCCCTTCCCGGAGCACTTCCCCGTGTTCCTGCCCAACGCCCTGCTCCTGGACTACCTGCGGCGCTACGCTGAGCGCTTCAGCCTGCGGGAGCACATCAGGTTTGGG AGCACGGTTGTCAGCATCCGTGAGCACCCCGACTTCGCCACCACGGGCCAGTGGAGTGTGGTCACAGAGGCGGGCGGGAAGCAGACATCACACGTCTTTGATGCTGTCATGGTTTGCAGCGGCAATTTCTCAGAGCCATTCCTCCCCCTGCAGAGTTTTCCTG GCATCGAGAGGTTTCGAGGGCAGTACTTCCACAGCCGGCAGTACAAGCACCCAGATGTGTTCCAGGGCAAGCGTGTCCTCGTGGTGGGCATGGGCAACTCAGGAGTGGACATCGCAGTGGAGGCCAGCCGTGTAGCTGCCAAG GTGACCATTAGCACCACTCGAGGAGCCTGGCTGCTCAGCCGTGTGTTTGAGCATGGCTACCCCTGGGATATGATTTTAAACACTCGCCTTATGAGCCTGATCAAAACCAACCTCCCCGCGCCCCTTTCATGGTGGTTGATGAATTACAAGGCAAACCAGTGGTTCAACCATGAAAACTATGGTCTTCAACCAGAGAAGAG CTGGCTGGTGCGTGAGCCCCTGCTGAATGACGACCTCCCAAGCTACATCCTGACAGGCAGGATCACCATCAAGCCGGGCGTCAAGGAGTTCAAGGACAACTCAGTCCTTTTCCACAACTGCCCTGAGGAGGAGCCCATCGACATCGTTGTCTTCTGCACGGGCTACATCgtctccttccccttcctggAAGAATCTGTGGTCAGGGTGGAAAACAAGCACGCGTCCCTCTACAAATACGTGTTCCCAACCCACCTGCAGAAGCCCACCCTGGCTGTCCTTGGGCTGATTAGGCCCTTTGGAGCCATCATGCCCGTGGCAGAGATGCAGGCACGCTGGGTGAGCCGTGTCTTCAAAG GCTTGTGTCAGTTGCCTCCCCAGTCTGTCATGGAGAAGGAGGtaaatgagaagaagaaaaaccaagTCAAATG GTTTGGTCTGACCTTTGACGAAGTCCTCAAAACCGAGTGGCTGGTCTACCTGGACACACTGGCCTCCTTCATTGGTGCCAAGCCCAgcgtgctggggctgctctgcacagaccCTTGGCTGGCCCTCACCATCTTCTTCGGCCCCTGCTCCCCCTACCAGTTCCGACTGGGGGGTCCTGGGCGCTGGGAGGGGGCACGGCAGGCCATCCTCACCCAGTGGGACCGTGTCCTAAAGCCCACCAGAACACGAgtccctgctggctgctccagctctttcccttctctcctgaTTGTGGTGGGATTtcttctgctcctggctgctgtgatTTTTAGTAGCCTTTAG